One genomic segment of Macaca fascicularis isolate 582-1 chromosome 19, T2T-MFA8v1.1 includes these proteins:
- the CILP2 gene encoding cartilage intermediate layer protein 2, whose product MASLLPLLCLCVVAAHLAGARDTNPTEEPTATALGLERRSVYPGQPSPALEDWEEASEWTSWFNVDHPGGDGDFESLAAIRFYYGPARVCPRPLALEARTTDWALPSTVGERVHLNPTRGFWCLNREQPRGRRCSNYHVRFRCPLEASWGAWGPWGPCSGSCGPSRRLRRRHCPSPAGDACPGRPLEAQRCVRPRCPGCGLDTCECPDHILLGSVVTRSGQPLPGARISLRDQPGTVATSDAHGTFRVLGVCADSHANIRAQMDGFSAGEAQAQANGSISVVTIILDKLEKPYLVKHPESRVREAGQNVTFCCKASGTPMPKKYSWFHNGTLLDRRAHRYGAHLELQGLHPDQAGIYHCKAWNEAGAVRSGTAWLTVLAPGQPSCDPQPQEYLIKLPEDCGQPGSGPAYLDVGLCPNTHCPSLAGSGPRCGDTSSRCCSVRRLERREIHCPGYVLPVKVVAECGCQKCLPPRGLVRGRVVAADSGEPLRFARILLGQEPIGFTAYQGDFTIEVPPSTQRLVVTFVDPSGEFMDAVRVLPFDPRGAGVYHEVKAMRKKAPVILDASQSNTIPLGELEDEAPLGELVLPSGAFHRADGKPYSGPVEARVTFVDPRDLTSAASAPSDLRFMDSDGELALLRTYGMFSVDLRAPGSAEQLQVGPVTVRVAASQMHMPGHVEALKLWSLNPETGLWEEESSFRREGSSGTRVRREERIFLVGNVEIRERRLFNLDVPERRRCFVKVRAYANDKFNPSEQVEGVVVTLVNLEPAPGFSANPRAWGRFDSAVTGPNGACLPAFCDADRPDAYTALVTATLGGEELEPAPSLPRPLPATVGVTQPYLDRLGYRRTDHDDPAFKRNGFRINLAKPRPGDPTEANGPVYPWRSLRECQGAPVTASHFRFARVEADKYEYNVVPFREGTPASWTGDLLAWWPNPQEFRACFLKVKIQGPQEYMVRSHNSGGSHPRTRGQLYGLRDARSVRDPERPGTSAACVEFKCGGMLFDQRQVDRTLVTIMPQGSCRRVAVNGLLRDYLARHPPPVPAEDPAAFSMLAPLDPLGHNYGVYTVTDQSPRLAKEIAIGRCFDGSSDGFSREMKADAGTAVTFQCREPPAGRPSLFQRLLESPATALGDIRREMSEVAQARARASGPLRTRRGRVRQ is encoded by the exons ATGGCGTCGCTGCTGCCACTACTCTGTCTCTGTGTCGTCGCCGCGCACCTGGCGGGGGCCCGAG ACACCAACCCCACCGAGGAGCCCACGGCGACTGCATTGGGCCTGGAAAGACGGTCCGTGTACCCCGGCCAGCCCTCACCAGCCCTGGAGGACTGGGAAG AGGCCAGCGAGTGGACGTCCTGGTTCAACGTGGACCACCCCGGAGGCGACGGCGACTTCGAGAGCCTGGCCGCCATCCGCTTCTACTACGGGCCAGCGCGCGTGTGCCCGCGGCCGCTGGCGCTGGAAGCGCGCACCACGGACTGGGCCCTGCCATCCACCGTCGGCGAGCGCGTGCACTTGAACCCCACGCGGGGCTTCTGGTGCCTCAACCGCGAGCAACCGCGTGGCCGCCGCTGCTCTAACTACCACGTGCGCTTCCGCTGCCCACTAG AGGCCTCGTGGGGCGCGTGGGGCCCGTGGGGTCCCTGCTCGGGGAGCTGTGGGCCAAGCCGTCGCTTGCGCCGCCGCCACTGCCCAAGCCCCGCTGGGGATGCGTGTCCCGGGCGTCCTCTGGAGGCGCAGAGGTGCGTGCGGCCTCGATGTCCAG GGTGCGGCCTTGACACCTGTGAGTGCCCAGACCACATCCTCCTGGGCTCGGTGGTCACCCGATCTGGGCAACCACTGCCAGGAGCCAGGATCTCcctgcgagaccagcctggcaccGTGGCCACCAGTGATGCTCACGGAACCTTCCGGGTGCTTGGTGTCTGTGCTGACAGTCATGCCAATATCAGGGCCCAGATGGATGGCTTCTCTGCAGgggaggcccaggcccaggctaACGGATCCATCTCTGTGGTTACCATCATCCTTGATAAGTTAG AGAAGCCATACCTGGTGAAACACCCTGAGTCCCGAGTGCGAGAGGCTGGCCAGAATGTGACCTTCTGTTGCAAAGCCTCCGGGACCCCAATGCCCAAGAAATACTCCTG GTTCCACAATGGGACCCTGCTGGACAGGCGAGCGCACAGGTACGGGGCCCACCTGGAGCTCCAGGGGCTGCATCCAGACCAGGCTGGCATCTACCACTGCAAGGCATGGAACGAGGCGGGTGCTGTGCGCTCGGGCACTGCTTGGCTCACTGTACTTG ccccaggccagcCATCCTGCGACCCCCAGCCCCAAGAGTACCTGATCAAGCTCCCTGAGGACTGTGGTCAGCCAGGCAGTGGCCCTGCCTACCTGGATGTGGGCCTCTGCCCCAACACCCACTGCCCCAGCCTGGCAGGCTCCGGCCCCCGCTGCGGGGACACCAGCTCCCGCTGCTGCTCTGTGCGCCGTCTGGAGAGAAGGGAGATCCACTGCCCTGGCTATGTCCTCCCGGTGAAGGTGGTGGCAGAGTGTGGCTGCCAGAAGTGTCTGCCCCCTCGGGGGCTGGTCCGGGGCCGTGTTGTGGCTGCTGACTCCGGGGAGCCGCTGCGCTTCGCCAGGATTCTGCTGGGCCAGGAGCCCATCGGCTTCACTGCTTACCAGGGAGACTTTACCATTGAGGTGCCACCCTCTACCCAGCGGCTGGTGGTGACTTTTGTGGACCCCAGCGGTGAGTTCATGGACGCTGTCCGGGTCTTGCCTTTTGACCCTCGAGGTGCCGGCGTATACCACGAGGTCAAGGCCATGCGGAAGAAAGCACCGGTCATTTTAGATGCCAGCCAGAGCAACACGATCCCCCTGGGCGAGCTGGAAGATGAGGCGCCCCTGGGCGAGCTGGTCCTGCCTTCTGGAGCCTTCCACAGAGCCGACGGCAAACCCTACTCAGGGCCTGTGGAGGCTAGGGTGACGTTCGTGGACCCCCGAGACCTCACCTCGGCAGCATCCGCCCCCAGTGACCTGCGCTTCATGGACAGTGACGGCGAGCTGGCTCTGCTGCGCACCTACGGCATGTTCTCCGTGGACCTCCGTGCGCCCGGCTCCGCGGAGCAGCTGCAGGTGGGGCCAGTGACCGTGCGGGTGGCTGCCAGCCAGATGCACATGCCGGGCCACGTAGAGGCCCTCAAGCTGTGGTCGCTGAACCCCGAGACCGGCTTGTGGGAGGAGGAGAGCAGCTTCCGGCGCGAGGGGTCCTCGGGTACCCGGGTGCGCCGCGAGGAGCGCATCTTCCTGGTCGGCAACGTGGAGATCCGGGAGAGGCGCCTGTTCAACCTGGATGTGCCTGAGCGCCGCCGCTGCTTTGTGAAGGTGCGCGCCTATGCCAACGACAAGTTCAACCCCAGCGAGCAGGTGGAGGGAGTGGTGGTCACGCTGGTCAACCTGGAGCCCGCCCCTGGCTTCTCCGCCAACCCCCGCGCCTGGGGCCGCTTCGACAGCGCGGTCACCGGCCCCAATGGTGCCTGCCTCCCCGCCTTCTGCGACGCCGACCGGCCCGACGCTTACACGGCCCTGGTCACCGCCACCCTGGGCGGCGAGGAGCTGGAGCCAGCACCTTCCCTGCCCCGCCCACTCCCGGCCACCGTGGGCGTCACCCAGCCCTACCTGGACAGGCTGGGGTACCGTCGGACGGACCACGACGATCCCGCTTTCAAGCGCAATGGCTTCCGAATCAACCTTGCCAAGCCCAGGCCAGGTGACCCCACCGAGGCCAATGGGCCTGTGTACCCGTGGCGCAGCCTGCGGGAATGCCAGGGGGCCCCGGTGACCGCCAGCCACTTCCGCTTCGCCAGGGTGGAGGCGGACAAGTATGAGTACAACGTGGTGCCCTTCAGAGAGGGCACGCCTGCCTCCTGGACTGGCGATCTCCTGGCCTGGTGGCCCAACCCGCAGGAGTTCCGGGCCTGCTTCCTCAAGGTGAAGATCCAGGGTCCCCAGGAGTACATGGTCCGCTCCCACAACTCGGGGGGCAGCCACCCACGCACCCGGGGCCAGCTCTATGGGCTTCGGGATGCCCGGAGCGTGCGAGACCCCGAGCGACCGGGCACCTCGGCAGCCTGCGTGGAGTTCAAGTGCGGTGGGATGCTGTTCGACCAGCGGCAGGTGGACAGGACGCTGGTGACCATTATGCCCCAGGGCAGCTGCCGGCGCGTGGCGGTCAATGGGCTCCTTCGGGATTACCTGGCCCGGCACCCCCCGCCGGTGCCCGCAGAGGACCCAGCTGCCTTCTCCATGCTGGCCCCCCTAGACCCTCTGGGCCACAACTATGGCGTCTACACGGTCACTGACCAGAGCCCACGGCTGGCCAAGGAGATCGCCATTGGCCGCTGCTTTGATGGTTCCTCTGACGGCTTCTCCAGAGAGATGAAGGCTGACGCTGGCACAGCCGTCACCTTCCAGTGCCGGGAGCCACCGGCTGGACGACCCAGCCTCTTCCAGAGGCTGCTGGAGTCCCCGGCGACAGCACTTGGTGACATCCGCAGGGAGATGAGCGAGGTGGCGCAGGCACGGGCCCGGGCCTCAGGTCCCCTCCGCACCCGCCGGGGCAGGGTCCGGCAGTGA